DNA from Cygnus atratus isolate AKBS03 ecotype Queensland, Australia chromosome 7, CAtr_DNAZoo_HiC_assembly, whole genome shotgun sequence:
CTGGGCAATTCAGAAGTTGGTGTTTCCCAATTCTACTTGAGAGGAGCAAGCTCCATGTGAAAGCCATGTTGGCTGCTCTTCCAGGAGGTGGGGCATCCTCCCAAGTCCTCGTCCCAAAGCAGAAGTCCTATTCGGTGGGTGCCAATATTCCTGGGGCATCTGAAAGTGCCATTAGTGTTCTGTGACACTGAGATTTTGCCACTAGCAGGAAACCCCATACTGTCGTCAGACCTAGCATTAACTCTCCTGCCTCCTCTGGCATGAACTAGCAGGATATACTGGCATGATAAtgattcttccttttatttctgccatTTAATATAGTACTTTACATGATATTTCCATATGCAACCGTCAAGGCAAATTCTGTCATGCTGTTATGAAAAACTACATGATTTGCCTCTGAAGATCATCAGCTTCAATGGACTCCAAAACCATTACACAAGTTCTGAATTTGTCTCTAAGGCAATTCCTCTGCTGGCCTTTTAGCGCCAACTCTACCCAAGTATTTTGGCTCCTACCCATGGAAATGAAGCCTTTGAAGAACTTCTGGACCTGGGAGTCTAGCAATCTATTTTTCAGATGAGGACAGATTTCAGATCAATCCTTCTAATTCCACAGTTAAATAGCCATTAATTGTTAGCTAGATTGTTATTGTAAGCTTCTATATTTGACTATTAACAACTGCATGCATGTATCTGCTCCAGATAAAACAAACCTACCTAGGGATTGATTTTATGATGCCAAAATGATAAAGTTTGCTAAAAAATGTAGAGTGAATGTGTAAGCTCTggaaaacattaacaaaaataactaaGTAACACTCCCCATTCATACCTAATTCCTACTGACATCAAATTTAGCCGTGTGTACTTTGGACCTGCTGGAACTCTTACAATGTACAATCTTGCAGCACAAGTCCTGTTTGAAATGTACAATATTCTGTATTCTGATTACGCCGTAAAAAACAAAGGTGTTTTGTCATCACTGTAGTTTAGGCAGATTCTCCATTGTCTGCTATCTTGTTAGAGTCATTTACATCAACACAGAGTGGGTGTACAGTAGCCAGTAGTCTGTGTTAGCAGCATTTTATGTTCAGTTTGCACTTACGTAAATGATTGTGCAAGATGTGAGAGAGAATCTAGCCCCTGGGAATTATATGTGTTTTTGGGTGTAATCTTGAGGTGTGTAGCCAACACATAAGAATATAGAGAAGTTTTAACATGTTACTGTTGCCATCACCccaaataaatataattaacgAAGGAGCTTTCAGTTGCACTCATAGGCAGGATCCAGAATAGTGCATGTTTTGTGGTGGCAGATATATAGGAAATATGAGCCTGTAAGGAACAatatattgctttgtttttcatagcaTTGTTCACCACATTCTCATAACAGTCAGATAAGAAGCTGTTTGGGCCAAGGAAGGTTTAGGAAATTGCATTccaaaaaaacattaaagtttaAACAGAGTTTCATAGGATGCTGCTTTgcaattcagaagaaaactggtGAATTATGTCACATTGAGCTGAATTAGATTTAAACTCTGGTTTCAAGAAGCTGGTATCACTGTAATTGCTAGGACAGCCcagtacagaaagaaagaggtaTTAGGGTATGTTTATTGTATGGGGCCATgtgttccttccttccaccaCAGAGCCATAAATGTTGCATATCCCACTTTGCAGAGTCAAGGTGTCCCAGAAGAGGTATTAACATAACAGTAGTGGGGGCCAGAGGAAATGGAGGCACCTTACCCATGTGCTCCCCAAAGGTTCTGGCATATGTTGGCTCAGAAATCTTTGACAAGACTCTAAAGCACCAttaaagcttttctgtgctttttgttttaattattattattttttttccacagagatGGTGACAAAAGCATATAGGAAAAGGGCACTTGCTGCTAGCAACACGTCTCATACCCACAAATATTCAGCGCCAAGCAAAAAGAGCTCTTCGAGTCATTGGAGAGCCAAGTCAGGCCCAAAACCTTACAGAGGCATCGGTGTCTCTCTACAGAGGCTTGGGATCTTTATTTTGCCTGACTGTAGACCACAGCCCCAGGTGGAAGagcaaaggaagaacaaaagaagcAACCCCTGGCTGACTTTCTGCTGGACACGTTCATCTCCTGAAGTTTCCCTAGTGGTGGAGCACCACAGGTTTTCAGTACAGGGCGAGGATGCCTAAATGCTggcaaaataatctgttttcctcTAACCTAATGCTCAGAAACAGCTGAAGCAGTTTTGCTGAAACCTTAAAAGTACTCAGCATGAGGCAGATTCCcccagaacatatttttttccacctgaatGATTTAGATTTGGCACAATCATAATCAGATGAACATAGGGATGTAGGATGGAAAATGATAagcccctgccagctctgcctaTAACAACAGTTCACATGTTGTCCAGCCCTTTTCAGACCAAGATTTGTCTTGTTCTGCTACAACTAATGAATTCTTTAGAAAGTGACCTGCCTTAATTTTTGCTATGGTTGTAGTGCATTTAGTAAATCAAATCAGgatggtgaggaggaggaggatgtaaGAAGTGAATATCTAACAGATGACTTATCTGGAAGACGGCAGCACTGACTGACATCACCTCGCAACGTGCAGTGCCTCTGTCTGGAGCAGTCTGGCTTCGACGGCGCTAGGAAAATCAGAGAGGTGAACTCCCTCCTATTTCCTCCTTGGATGATGTTCAAGGCTGTGGCCTCACCTCTCTTGGAAGAGTCTTGAAATACTTTCAGTAATGGGAAGGGATGGAATGGCTGCGGGCTGGATCCTCTTGGAAAGCGCCAGGTAGCATTAGCAGATGACTCTCCTGGTAGCCTGCGCTGGCTGGTAAAAGATGGACTCTGCTGGATCGTTTTCTAGTTGTGAACAGCCACACGCAGTTATTTCGGCTAGGAACAATTAATCTCTGGTGTAACTCTCCTGAGGTCTGCAGAGGCACAGAGGGTGCTACGATGGGCAAAACTCCCATTTTTGAGAGCAGAAACCGGGCAGGTACCATGCCAAAAAATATGCTAGTGGTAAGAGAACCTGCGAGGCAAGCAGAGAGTTCTGGGCTTCAGGACTCGTTGCCCTTAAACATCGTGGGGGTCGTTCATAGCTTGGCATGACCGCCCCGGGAATCAGGAACCTCCGTGGGGCGTTGCGGCAGGTAACCGGGGGCATGCGGTGGAAAATAACACCTTGCATTTGCCGCTAGTTTGGGGAGCCCCTGCAtccatttcctgtttttccgacgtttgtttttttgtttctttgcttggttttcgttttgtctgtttgtttgttctcttctgcCCTGTTCTGTTCcgttccctctttctttctagCACCACCTGGTCCTCTTCGCCCCGGCGCTGTGGGCACCTGagcacctccctgggctgcCCCCAGCGCCGCCACACCGAGGGGGCTCcgcggcggccggcgggggTCCCCTACCGGCCCCCAGAGCCCTGCCGGCCCCCAGACCCCTACCGGCCCCTGCCGGACCCCTCGGATCCTCCCGGACCCCCCGGGCCGGAGTGGCCCCGGGCGGCGTTGGGCAGGCAggcggggctggcagcggggacCACCTGGAGCAGGTCGGGTCCCTGATTTTCTttcaatctttcttttccttttttttttttattatttttttctctctctcttttttccccttttttctctctcttttttattttattattttttcaattgtatttttttccatttctttcttttttgttcttttttctttctttctttcttttttttggttcctTCCGCTCAGGGCTCCTCGAAGGCAGGGGATTTCACAGAGAGGGAACGAGAGGACAGGGCCCCGAAGTTATTACAGCAAATAATGAGTTCTGCAGCCGATCCCTTTGGGCTGAGCCCGTGCCGGCGCGGGGATGCTCGCatccctccccgccgccccccggcagCTCCCAGCTTAGCGACAAAACTCGGGGGTGTTTCGAGTGCATTCCAAGAAAATTAAGGGGAAAGGTTTTTTAATCAGGAAAGGGgggtatgtatttttttctctctctctctcaagcATTTTCAGACGGATTGGAGTGCTTCGCAGAGGGAACCTGGCGAAGAAAGACCAGAAATCCCGCAGCACTTGCGCTGAGCTTGTGGTGCCTCCAAGCCCTTGCTCTAAATGCCCATCACCGCGGAGATCCTGGTACCGTGCTTCTTACCTGGAGCTGCGCTATCTCCCTCACAACAGAAACTACAAACAGAATGCGTGTtccaaaagaaagggaaaaaaggttttatttaatccagaaaataattaaaatctcatgtatttttattggttttagTATCCAGCAGAGTGAAAATATTGAAACTCCGAGACCCCTTGCATTAAAAAGTCACAACTGTTCTATTTTATTAGTTCTGACTgtgtgaaaaaaattataaggaCAACATTGAAAAAATCCGGGTTTTAGAGCCCCGAATGGccataaaaacaataaaatcaacTATAAAACCTGCACTAgtgatattaaaaaattatgtaGTTCAATAAATGTGACATTTCATGAATGCGGATTTAATAGTCTCCAACCCGTGGAAGGAGGAAGGCTAAGGTCTAACAATTGAATTTGAAAGGGGCGGTGCTGCAGAACTGCAAAATTaagtgcttcatttttcttgttagGGATTATGCAGTGGTAGTGGAATGTAATAACTGTGCCATTAAAACTTCCTTTTAACAAGGCCTATTGCTTGTataaaagtcagaaaagaaTAATCTCTTcctctatttatttgtttcccaATAATATggcaaaacatgttttttttactttttgcttaAACTTGTTCTCAGGATTTTGAATCGACAGCTTGTAAAATATTGTGGAGGCCCTCTACGCCGCTGCCTCATATCATGCACGTCGTTATTCCAGAGGGCAATGGGTCATCGGTTTACTGTACATTTATTAAGTAAATCAAGCTGCAAATCCAACACTTCCAGATGAAAACATTAGCTAAGCCCCTTGGAAAGAGCAATGCCTGGGAGACTGAGCAcggagagaaaaaataatcaaaactgTCAGCTCACTTTACGTGTACCTGATATTTACAAGACACAAGACCACGCTTTAAAGGTGAGTTTTGGCATTTGTTaacaatgtaaagaaaaaaaaaaaaacaacctccctatattattaaaaatatatatatttccatttcacCAACACCCTTTCGTCTTGCTCTGAGCCTCTTAGTTATTAAGATCTTCGTGGGTTTGAACcggagaccttttttttttttttttttttttgaagaaaaaacaggcaAGAATACGAACTGTTAAACCAGCACCTGCTATTCCTTAACAGCCTTCTGCGCTCGCTGTCACCAGCCCGGAGGGGTccgggggaggaggaggagcagcggCGCGGCGGGCACCTGCCGCCCGCGCTCCCACGGGGAAggcaccggcaccgccgccgccgtcgGGCCGAgtgccgggggggccggggcgggcgggggtcGCTGCCCCCGGCGaggggccgggagccgccggCATGCGGTGAGCGCTCACGTCCAGTCCCGGCCCGTTCCCACCccccgggaggcggcggggcaGGAGGAAGCGCACCGCGGGTTTTTTGGAAACGAAAATCGCCGGTGTCCAGGTGGCgctgctggagggaaggagggcgAGCGGCCGCCCGGCGCGGTCTCGGCGCCTGCTTCCCTTCGGGGCTGTCGGAAAGCCGGGGCCCGGCGCCGCGCCTGCCTGCCCCGTCGAGGGGCGTCCGcaggccccgcgccgccccgctgTGTACCGGCCGGCGAGGCACCGAGCAGGAAATcgcgccgccccgctccgcgccccgccgGGCTCTCGGGGCCATCCCGGGGGACGGGACAGggcccctccgccgccccccACCCACGCGTGGCCCCCGCTCGGCGGCCgtgccccccctgccccattCCCGGTCCCCGCAGCCACGGGGAGCGACGGCGCGGGGCCTCCCCCGGGTTCCGCTGAGCACGGAGGGGAGACCGGGGGAGGGCGACCGGGGACAAGGCAGCCGCGCGCCCCCCGTTCCCCGCCTCTCCCTCATCCCGCGTGCGGGGGGCTCTCCCCCGCGGGGTCTCCCCGCATCCGGCCAGGGAGGCAGCGCCGAGTCCTGGCCCGGTGCCGTCGAAGCCCGCCCGGTGTCCCCGGCGTCGGTGCCCCCGCGCGGTGCCGTCGGGGCCCGTCCCGCCGATCGGCGCCGCGGGGCGTTTGCTGCGGggaggcgggcgggggggggggggggggggagcgttTGCCGGCGGGGGGTGGTTTCCCCCTTCCCTGGCCGGGCTCATTGGCTAGACGGAGCCGTGGCAGGAAGGGGACAGAGACCACGCGGGCTCCGCCCCGCGCCAATAGAAACCTATCGGAGGGTAACCCGAGCCCAGAGAAAGCCGCGGCGGCGGTGCCAGCTCCCGGCCGCGGCGCTCGGGGCCGGCTCTGGGcaggggcggccggggcggcgcggggggcgcgggcggcggggtGGCCGGGCCATGCAGTACCAGCCCCCGGGCGCGGCGCCGACGGCGGCCCTGGGCGTCGGCGTCCCGCTGTACGCGCCCACGCCGCTGCTGCAGCCCGCGCACCCCACGCCCTTCTACATCGAGGACATCCtgggccgcggccccgccgccgccccggccccccactccctgcccgccccgccgccgccgacGCTGCCGTCGCCCAACTCGTCCTTCACCAGCCTGGTGGCCCCGTACCGGACGCCCGTCTACGAGCCGACCCCCGTCCACCCGGCCTTCTCCCACCACCTCGCCGCCACCTACGGCGCCGGCGCCTACGCCGGGCCCCTCTACTCCTTCCCCCGCGCCGTCGGCGACTACACGCACGCCCTGATCCGGCAGGACCCCCTGGGTAAGCcacggccccccccgccccgtcccagcccgtcccgtcccgtcccttcCCGTCCAACACGGGACAAGGCACGGGAAGCTGTCCCCGGCCCCTCCTGGCCCCGCCGCCATCCCGCGCTCCCTCCGTGCCTCCCCGGCCTCCCTCCGTCTCCGTCTGATTTACAGTAAATTAAAGAAGCGCCGCGCTCCGGCGCTGGGAGCGAGACCACAGTGCGCGGCCGCGGTGactcagatttgttttccttcaaccAAGTGACTCTGCGAGTGTCCTTAGTAATGTCGCGTGTGGTTTTGGTGGGGAGTTTTAATTGTGCTGGGAGATCGCAGCGCAGATCTGAGCCCTTTCCTGCGGATGACTTGAAAAAcagccggcggggccggggctccgCGCGCCGGGCCCCCGCGGCTCCCCCGCGCCtgggggcggccccggcggcccccGCTCGGCCCGGGCCGGGGGCAAGGTCCCCGCTGCGGGGGCCGAGCCCAgcgccgccccggcccgggCCGCCGCACTTGTTCGGGGGGATTGCAAAACTGGACCTGACTCACCGCGGCTGTGCAGTGAAAGAGGCTGACCCTTTCCGTTCATACAGGAAACCTTGAGCTCTCGATAGGAGTAAATCTGGTTTCAGAAGCTGTTAAGTGTTTTCCTGGCCGCCTGAAGCAGGCTCTTCCCCGGGAGTCGTGCACGTTGCTGATTACTTTATCGACATCCTCAATACAGACAAATTCAGGAAACACTCGACTTCTGATAGCCGGGATCCGTTTTTCTGATATTGTTCATTTCCTCTGTGTGGGATGTGACTTTATGACAGCTAAAATAACCAGTTGCTTCCTATtttttgagtctgttttgcaCCAGAATTACTAAAGCCTGACGCAAGCAAAATCTTGAAAAACAATGCAGCGAATTTCAAAGGCTGCAAGCAGCaagacagaaagacaaacaCGGTGACTCAGGGGCACTGGCCGGAGCCGCTGGGCCCGGGACGCGGCTGCTGCTCGGTGGCAGGGCCGGGCCCCCTCCGTGTCGCCTCAGCCCGCGGCTCCAGCCGGCCCCTGGAGAGCCCCGGCCTGGTCCTGGTCCCGGTGCTGGTCCCGGTCCCGGCGCCAccccgccagcccccagccccggggggctccaGGCGCTGCTTGCCCCAAGCCGCTGGGGCTGCTGTCGGTGCCTCCCCAGCCGCGCCCGACCCCAGCGCTCTTTTGGGGACATCTTAGTAagagagcagaaggaagcaaaggtcttttttttttttttttttttttcttcgtcttctcactcttttctttttgagataGACCAACAGGAAACACATTGACGGAAACGTTGCCAAAGCCCGCAGAGTGGCTTTAACTGGTCTCTCCGTTCGGCGGAGGCGAAAAATCAGAGGAGGCAAAATCTAGGGGGAGGCCGAGTCAGGGGCACGGACAGGAGCGGGGCAAGGCCAGACACGGCCCCACCGAGCCCCCGGGCCTGGTCTCAGGATGGCTGGCAGCGGGGCTTGGCAGTGACAGCGGCGCTGTGTGTGCCTCTCTCTGAAGGGAAGCCGCTGCTGTGGAGCCCCTTTATCCAGCGGCCGCTGCACAAGAGGAAAGGGGGACAGGTCCGCTTCTCCAACGACCAGACCATCGAGCTGGAGAAGAAATTTGAGACGCAGAAATACCTCTCGCCGCCGGAGAGGAAGCGCCTGGCCAAGATGCTGCAGCTCAGTGAGAGGCAGGTGAGGCCGTGCTGCACaacagcccctgcccctgcccctgcccctgctcctgctcccgcccctgcccctgccctggtgTCCCCGGCTCCCCTCCTCCGGGGACCAGCATTTGCTTCTCTCTCCACAACTCGGGTGAGGCTCCCGTTGCTCCCCGACTACCCTGTGCCTTTTCTCTCGTTTTGTTGTTCAGGTCAAAACGTGGTTTCAGAACCGCAGAGCCAAATGGAGGCGTCTAAAGCAGGTACAGGGATGTTTCCGTTTCTatagaaataagtattttaattgtCTTATCTTACGCCCGTGCTCGCCCATTCCAGGTTGTATGCAGAAGTCATCTGAAAGGCTGTTTAACCTCTTCACCTtgattaaaaagacaaatagtCATGCTGGAATCCATGAGGGCTCGTTCAGGCAGCACTAATGTTAAAAGCTCCTAATGTAGTTCCTATATCAATTATGCCCGGCTTTCACACACCGCCTATTAAAACTCCACGCTAATTGTTTTGTAAACCCATATGTTGTTTATCCAATTAATGTGGAGAAGATAAGTGATTGTCAGTAAATTACTTAGGCAGTTGTTTTGGAGGAGAATATTTACCGGCCTTTTAAATCACCTTCTCTTAATAAATACAAGGCGATTTATTCTGCAAACGCTGGGAGAGGCGAGTACAAATGCCTTGTTAGTTTTGAGGAGCATATGGAAAATTAAGTTGCTTTTACTTTTCGTTTACGAATAGTTACAGTGTGTGAACTGAGCGCTCAAAGCGGTTTCCCTTCCCTCACAAGTTGTGCTCAAGTGGATATAAATCTGTCCTCACGGCCCagagggcctgatcctgcccgGCTCACCCGGATCAGGGCCCCTCGGCTCAGAGATCTGTGAAAAGTCCCCGCATCGTGGCCTGATGCAGTGAGTGTGACAGGACTGGCGAGTCTCACTGGAAAATTGGACTTTAATatcaaaagaacagaaaactaatCACAGTGCCACATTCTAGAATATTTATTCTGTGGCCTTACCCCGGGTTTCACCTCAGTACCTCTGTTGATTTTGAACGAAATCCCTTCGCTCCTTGGCGGGACCTGACCCCTCCACAATGTCCGGAGAGCTCGCTTGGGACCTCGGCCATTTTAAgtcatttcctcctttttgttcAGTCACATCCATTTCTCTGAGCCCGCACTAATGTATCATGGGTGCTTGTCTCTGcctgctttctctttgcttaGGAGTGTCATTTCATGCCCCGTAGGGGACGAGGCTCCCCAGGTGGCTGCCGACACAGGGCTACTCctgcctgggagcagggctctggCTTTGTGGGGGCTGGTTTGGTTTTCAGTGGTGTGTATTTTAATGTTGAAGTTTAGCCTTACAGCTTCATTAGTATATTTTTTCCCGTTTACTTTCGGACCACTGATGGACTCGGCCTCCCTCCTTTTGCCGTTGAGTGTAATTAAGGAAAGATcagggcaggaggaagctgtGTGTCCGTGTTTGTAGACTCATAATAAACATTTGCTTTGCTAAAGACAAAAGTTCAGAGGTTTCTGGGCTCCGGCAGCTCCACAGTCTTTTGAAGTGGCTGCGATAACCATCGCCAAGGAGCCTCATTCGCGGCAGCGTCCCCTGTGGCTGCCGGGGCGCGGGATCAGAGCCGAGCCCCGCGTGCAGCCGAGCCCCCGGCCGGCCCGGTGCTGCTCGCAGGGTGGGAGTGTGGGCGGGAGGCCCGGGCGGCAGCGGGACAcctgcccttccctgcagggTCTGAGGGAACCCGCAGTGGTTTTCCCTCCCGGCGCAGCCCCTCAGGCCTCCTGGCGCTGTGGCACATATTTCTCTATCAAGCGGGTTTCTTTCCCTGCAGGAGAACCCTCAAGCCACCAAGAAGGAAGAAGTGGAAGGTGCTGACAGTCACGGTGACCAAAGGCCGGAGAGCTGCCCGAGCCCCGAGCAGAAGGGCAAGGAGGTGTCCCTGGACGGCTCGCAGTACACCCCCTCGCCCGCCTCGCAGGAGGACCTGGAGTCAGACGTCTCCGACGACTCTGATCAAGAAGTGGACATTGAAGGCGACAAAGGCTTTTACAACCCTTCCCACTAACGGCCCCACGCGGAGAGTGGACCCTAGCTCGGCTTGCACTTTACCAGCGGCTGGCTTGAAAGAGTATTTTGCTATAGGAGAAGACTTTCAGCATtccactggaagaaaaagaaacagacagacTTGTTTTATAAtaagcagagaaagcaagacGTATTTTCCGCAAACAGTCCGTTTTTGTCAGATCTCTAATTTGGTTAAAGGAACAGATCCGTGgtttgtatttaatttgtaaGATATATTTGTACATTAATTGATGTTCTAACTGGAACATAGTACTGCATCCCATCCTTATTCACTGGGGGTCTGGATCAGCTGCTGTTAGGGATCAGGCAGAACTCATCTCTGGCTAGTGTGGAAGTGAGTACGGATTGCAGGACTAAGCCCATTGTATGTGTAAACAAATGTAGTTTAAATAGATTAATTTAAACACCCTTTGCAAGCAGAGAAATGTGTTCATTGAAATATAGAGGGATTCAACCAT
Protein-coding regions in this window:
- the LOC126913379 gene encoding translation initiation factor IF-2-like encodes the protein MTAPGIRNLRGALRQHHLVLFAPALWAPEHLPGLPPAPPHRGGSAAAGGGPLPAPRALPAPRPLPAPAGPLGSSRTPRAGVAPGGVGQAGGAGSGDHLEQDFESTACKILWRPSTPLPHIMHVVIPEGNGSSVYSFCARCHQPGGVRGRRRSSGAAGTCRPRSHGEGTGTAAAVGPSAGGAGAGGGRCPRRGAGSRRHAVSAHVQSRPVPTPREAAGQEEAHRGFFGNENRRCPGGAAGGKEGERPPGAVSAPASLRGCRKAGARRRACLPRRGASAGPAPPRCVPAGEAPSRKSRRPAPRPAGLSGPSRGTGQGPSAAPHPRVAPARRPCPPCPIPGPRSHGERRRGASPGFR
- the HHEX gene encoding hematopoietically-expressed homeobox protein HHEX, which produces MQYQPPGAAPTAALGVGVPLYAPTPLLQPAHPTPFYIEDILGRGPAAAPAPHSLPAPPPPTLPSPNSSFTSLVAPYRTPVYEPTPVHPAFSHHLAATYGAGAYAGPLYSFPRAVGDYTHALIRQDPLGKPLLWSPFIQRPLHKRKGGQVRFSNDQTIELEKKFETQKYLSPPERKRLAKMLQLSERQVKTWFQNRRAKWRRLKQENPQATKKEEVEGADSHGDQRPESCPSPEQKGKEVSLDGSQYTPSPASQEDLESDVSDDSDQEVDIEGDKGFYNPSH